CCTTCATCGGGTGACCGGAGAAGCTCGGTATAGACCTCGGGGTCCACGGTCTCCTGGTCGTTCATGATGCCGAATCCGTGGCGGGTGAAGAAGTCGACCTCGAAGGTCAGACAGAAGACGCGGCTGACGCCGAGCTGTTCGGCGCGAAGCCTCAGGTCCTGCAGCAGCGCGGAGCCCACTCCATGGCCGCGCCACCGGGAATCTGTGGCAAGGGTGCGCACCTCGGCAAGGTCCTTCCACATCACATGCAGCGCACCGAATCCGATGAGGGTGCCGTCCTGCGCCTCGGCCACCACAAATTCCTGGATGGCCTCGTAGTAGGCGACTGCCTCCTTGGGCACGAGCACCCGCTGATCGACCAGCGGCTCTGCCATCCCCATGATCGCTGAGACGTCGGCTGTGCGCGCAGGCCTGGTGATGAAGGAACCCATCTGCTCAGTCTAGGCGGCGGAACACTCAGCCCTCGCTGAGGATGAACTCCTGCGGCTCCGAGCGGACTCCGCGCAGACTCACCGTGAGCTCGTAGCTGCCGGGGCCCAGCGAGCTGTCAGGCTGGGAGCAGTCCTCCGAGGAGTCTGAGCGAGGCCAGGTGAAGTTCGCGCGTTCCACCTGCCCGGGCTCCAGCTCCACCTCGAGGTTCTCGCGAGACAGCGAGCACTCCGCCGTGGAGAAGACGGTGGCACCGGCGTGGGCGACGACGAACTCCTGCTCGGCGGTTCCGAGGTCAGCGGTGCAGGCATAGTCCGCGGTGTTCTCCACCTCCATGACGAGCATCGGCGCGAATCCGGGCGCATAGGACTCCGATCCGGTCTCAGCACGCACCAGCAGGTCACCGGAGCGGCAGCTGCCGTCCTCCGGAGCCGCTTCCTCGGACTCCTGGGGCTCCGAAGAGTCGTTCCCAGAGTCCTCCGAGTCAGGGCCTCCAGAGTCGGGGCTGGTCGGTTCACCCTCTTCGGTCTCTGAGTCTGAAGCTCCTTCATCCGCAGAGCCAGAGACGCTGGCAGGTGCGGAATCTGAGCCGGGCTCGGACTGGTCGTCGGCGCTGAACCAGCCGAGAACAAGAAGTGTGAGCAGACCGCCGAGTGCCATCAGCAATACGGCGAGGATTCCCACGAGGATGCGACGACGCCTGTAGACCTCGGCAGACTGCCGCCTTCGCTTCGAATCCATGGCCCCAGGTTAGCTGAGGACCCCG
The nucleotide sequence above comes from Nesterenkonia halotolerans. Encoded proteins:
- a CDS encoding amino-acid N-acetyltransferase, translating into MGSFITRPARTADVSAIMGMAEPLVDQRVLVPKEAVAYYEAIQEFVVAEAQDGTLIGFGALHVMWKDLAEVRTLATDSRWRGHGVGSALLQDLRLRAEQLGVSRVFCLTFEVDFFTRHGFGIMNDQETVDPEVYTELLRSPDEGVAEFLDLARVKPNTLGNTRMILQL